The Mauremys reevesii isolate NIE-2019 linkage group 1, ASM1616193v1, whole genome shotgun sequence genome segment CAGAAGATTTGGAGCGGCTACTTCGAGACCTTAGTGAAGGCTCCTGAACCTCCATTTCTTCATCAGATTTGGATTTAGACGTGACACATTCAGAAGACTTGGAGCGGCTACTTCGAGACCTCTGTGAAGAATCTTTGCATTCTTTTTCAATAGATTTGGATCTAGACTTTTGACGTTCCAAGGATTCAGGGCGGCTGCTTTGAGACCTATGTGAAGGCTCCTGAACCGCTATTTCTTCAACAGATTTGGATCTGGACTTGTGACGTTCAGAAGACGTGGAGCGGCTACTTCGAGATCTCTGGATAGGCTCCTCAACCTCTATTTCTTCAACAGAATTGGATCTGGACTTGTGACCTTCATCAGATTTGGAGCGTCTACTTCGAGACCTTAGTGAAGGCTCCTGAACCTCCATTTCTTCATCAGATTTGGATTTAGATGTGACACATTCAGAAGACTTGGAGCGGCTACTTCGAGACCTCTGTGAAGAATCTTTGCATTCTTTTTCAACAGATTTGGATCTAGACATTTGACGTTCCAAAGACTCAGAGCAGCTGCTTCGAGACCTCTCTGCAGGCTCCTGAGCCTCTATTTCCTCAACAGATTTGGATTTCGACGTAACACGTTCAGAAGACTTGGAGCGACTACTTCGAGACCTCTGTGAAAGCTCCTGCACCTCTATTTCTTCAACAGATTTAGATCTGGACTGGAGATGTTCAGAAGACTTGGAACGGCTACTTCGAGACCTCTGTGAACGCTCCTGAACCTCTATTTCTTCAACAGATTTGGATCTGGACTCGTGACTTTCAGAAACCTTGGAGTGGCAACTTTGAGACTTCTGTGAAAATTCTTTGCCCTCTATTTCTTCAACAGATTTGGATCTAGACTTTTGATGTTCCAAGGACTTGGAGCGGCTACTTCGAAACCTCTGTGAAAGCTCCTGAACCACTATTTCATCAACAGATTTGGATCTATACATGTGACGTTCAGAAGACTTGAAGTGGCTACTTTGAAACCTCTGTGAAGGCTCCTGAACCTCTATTTCTTCAACAGATTTGGATCTGGATTTATGTTCAGAAGACTTGGAGCGGCTACTTCGAGACCTCTTTGAAGGTTCCTGAACCTCTATTTCTTCAACAGAATTGGATCTAGACTTGTGACGTTCAAAAGACTTGGAGCGGCTACTTCGAGACCTCTGTGAAGGTTCCTGAACCTCTATTTCTTCAACAGATTTGGATCTGGACTTGTGACGCTCAGAAGACTTGGAGCGTTTACTTTTAGATCTCCGTGAAGACTCcttgctctctcttttttcaACAGATTTGGATCTAGATCTAGACTTTAGACCATCAAAGGATTTTGAGCGTCTGCACCTGGACCTCCATGAAGTCTCTTTGCTTCCTAGTTTTTCAATAGATTTGGATCTAGATTTGAGACGATCAGAGGACTTGGAACGTCTACGTTTTGACCTCCGTGAAGACTCTTTACTACCTATTTTTTCAACAGATTTGGATCTAGACTTGTGATGATCAGTGGATTTGGAGCGTCTACGTTTAGACCTCCGTGAAGAGTCTCTGCCCCTTCTTTTTTCAACAGATTTGGATCTAGATTTGAGACGATCCAAGGACTTGGAACGTCTACGTTTAGACCTCCATGAAGAGTCCCTGCCCCCTCTTTTTTCAACAGATCTCGATCTTGACTTGAAACGATCAGAGGATTTCGAGCGTCTGCGTCTTGACCTCCAGGAAGATTCTTTGCCACTTCTTTTTTCAACAGATCTGGATCTGGATTTTGATTTGAGACGATCAGAGGACTTGGAGCGTCCGCGTCTAGACCTCCAGGAAGATTCTTTGCCACCTCTTTTTTCAAAAGATCTGGATCTGGATCTAGACTTGAGACGATCAGAGGACTTGGAGCGTCTGCGTCTGGACCTCCAGGAAGATTCTTTGCCACCTCTTTTTTCAAAAGATCTGGATCTGGATCTGGACTTGAGACGATCAGAGGACTTGGAGCGTCTGCGTCTGGACCTCCAGGAAGTTTCTTTGCCACCTCTTTTTTCAAAAGATCTGGATCTGGATCTAGACTTGAGACGATCAGAGGACTTGGAGCGTCTGCGTCTAGACCTTCGTGAAGAGTCTTTGCGCTCTCTTTTTTCAACAGATCTGGATCTAGACTTGAGATGATCAGAGGACTTGGAGCGTCTGCGTCTGGACCTCCAGGAAGAGTCTTTGCGCCCTTTTTTTCCAACAGATCTGGATCTAGACTTGAGACGATCCCAGGACTTGGAGCGTCTGCGTCTAGACCTCCATGAAGAATCTTTGCGCTCTCTTTTTTCAACAGATTGTGATCTAGACTTGAGGCGATCGGAGGACCTGGAGCGTCTGCGTCTAGACCTCCGTGAAGACCCTTTGCCCTCTCTTTTTTCAACAGATCTGGATTTAGACTTGAGATGATCAGAGGACCTGGAGCGCCTGCGTCTTGACCTCCAGGAAGAGTCTTTGCCTTCCTTTTTATCAATGGATCTGGATCTTGACTTGAGACCATCAGAGGACCTGGAGCGTCTGCGTCTAGACCTCCGTGAAGATTCTTTGCCCCCTCTTTTTTCAACAGATCTGGATCTAGACTTATCATAAGATGTGGAATGGTTCTTTCTGGAATCTGAGTAGTTTCTGCTCCTAGACCTTGCTcttttatatttcaaatgtttaGAGACAGAACGTGACCTGGACTTTTTTTTCCGCTTCCTGGATCGTGAAAGAGATTTAGATTTACTCCTTTTTAATTTCTTTGCATCTTGTTTATGTTTATCACTACTCTTACTTTTTTCAtatgctttcttttttttaaagagatcatCATCATTCTTCACTTCTGCCACAGATCCTGGAGTTGCTTCGGAATCTTTTGCCTCTGCCACAACCACCAGCAATTCTGGAGCCACTCCTGAAACTTCCACCGCTGCCACAGCCACCATCGATTCTGGAGGCACTCCCAAATCttttgctgctgccccagccaccaCCAATTCTGGAGCCACTCCCAAAACTTCCACCGCTGCCACCGCCACCACCGATTCTGGAGGTGCTCCCAAATCTTTCACCTCTTCCGCCACTGGCCCAAATGCTGGAGTTGCTTCTGAATCATTCACCTCTGCAGTCACTGTCACAGATTCTTGAGTTGTTTCTGAATCTTTAATGTACACTGTATACAGAGAAACTGGAGGTGCTTCCAAATTTTTCACCTCTGTCGTAGCCACCACAGATTCTGGAGCTGCTTCTGAATCATTCACACCTAAAGTATGCAGAGAAACACTAGCTGCTTCTGAATCCTCTACCTCTGCCACCGACACCAGAGAATCTAGAGCAGCTGGCAAATCCTTCATCTCTGCCGCTATCGCCACAGATTCTGAGGCTGCTTCTGAATCTTTCATCTCTGCAGCCACCTCCACAGATTTTGGAGTGCCTTCTGAATCTTCTAcatctgccaccaccaccacagaaACTGGACCAGCTTTCAAATCTTTCACCTCTGCCACCACAGCATCTAGAGCAGCCTGCAAATCCTTcacctctgccacagattccagAATGGCTTCTAAATCTTTCATTTCTGCAGTAGCCATCACCGATTCCAGACTTGTTTCTGAGTATTTTACCTCTGCCACTGCCGCCACAGATTCTGGAGTTGTTTCAGAATCCTTCATTTCTGCAGCCACTACCACAGATTGTGGAGCTCTTTCAGGATCTTTCACATCTTCAGCGTGCAGAAAATCTGGAGCTGCTTCCAAATCTGTCACTTCTTCAGCCGCTATCACAGATTCTGTAGTTGTTCCAGAATCTTTCACATCTACAGTACACAGAAAATCTGGAGCTGCTTCCAAATCGGTCACTTCTGCTGCCACCGCTGCCAAAGATTCTggagatactttcaaatctttcaCCTCTGCCACCGCCACCAAACCATCTGAAGCAGCCTGCAAATCCTTCACCTCTGCCACTGCCAGAGATTCCAGAACGGCTTCTAAATCTTTCATTTCTGCAGTAGCCACCACAGATTCTGGACTTGTTTCTGAATATTTCAACTCTGCCACTGTCACAACAGATTCTGGAGCAGCTTCTGAATCTTTCACCTCTGCAGCCACTACCACAGATTGTGGAGCTCTTTCAGAATCTTTCACATCTTCAATGTGCAGAAAATCTGGAGCTGCTTCCAAATCTGTCACTTCTTCAGCCGCTATCACAGATTCTGTAGTTGTTCCAGAATCTTTCACATCTACAGTACACAGAAAATCTGGAGCTGCTTCCAAATCTGTCActtctgctgccaccaccacagaTTCTGGAGCTGTTCCAGAATCTTTCACATCTACAGGACACAGAATATCTGGCGCTGCTTCCAAGTCTGTCACCTCTGCAGCCAAAGATTCTGGAGCTGCTCTCAAATCCTTCACCTCTGCCACCACCACAGATTTCAGAGCTGCTTCTAAATCTTTCATTTCTGCAGTCACCACCACAGATTCTGGACTTGTTTCTGAGTATTTCAACTCCGCCACAGAttctggagctgctgctgaatcTTTTGCTTCTGAAACCACCACCGTCGATTCTGGAATTGTTTCAGAATCTTTCACATCTATGGTATGCAGAGAAACTGGAACTAGTTCTGAATCTTTCACCTCTGCCAGCATCACCACATATTCTGGAGCTGCTTCCAAATCTTTCACCACTGCTGCCGATTCTGGAGCTGCTTGTAAATCCTTCAGAATCTGTGGTGGCAGTAGCAGAGGTGGAGCTGTTTCCAAGTCTTTCACCTTTGCAGCTGTCACCAATTCTGGAGTTGCTTCCAAGTTATTCATGTTTACTGTGTGAAGAGAATCTGGTACTACTTTCAAATCTTTCACCTCCACCGTGGCCACAGACTCTGGAGTAGCTCGCAAGTCATTTACCTCTGTAATAGCCTCAGATTCTAGAGCTGCTTCAGAATCTTTCACCTCCACTGTTAACTCAGGAATCTCAGGAGTTTCCGGAAGTTTCAGATCCACAGTGTGCTGAGGTTCTAAAACTGTTTCCAAATCTAGCACTGCATTAGGACTTTCTACAGTTGTTTCCAAATGTTTTCTCTCTGCTATGCCCACAGATTTCAAAACTGCTTCTGAATATTTCACCTGCACTGTGCCCAAAGTTTCTTCCAAATCCTTCAGATCTGTTGCAGTCTCAGCTTCTAGATCAGCTTCCAAATCTTTCATTTCCTCAGTGTGCAGAGATTCTAGATATGCTTTTGAATTTTGTATATTTTCCACTGCCAAAGATACTGGTGTATCTTCCAAAATTTTCACCTCCACTATTTTCTCAGATTTTAGAGTGGTTGCTGAGAATTTCAGATCCATCACAGCCTCGGATTCTTTCACCTCTACCATTGGCATAGATTTTGTAATTTTTTCTAACTCCTCCACCTCTGTGGTGTACAGAGATTCCAGAGTTTCTTCCAAATCTTTCATCTCTGTCAACACCTGAGCTTCTGGAGTTGCTTCTAAATATTTTACTTCTACTGTTTCCTCAGATTCCGGAGATGCTTCCAAAATTTTCACACCCACTGGCTGCCAATGTTCTGGAATTTCTTCCAAATCTTTTACCTTCATCCTGACCACAGATTCTGAAGCAGCTTCCAAATCTTTCACATCTACCATGACCTCAGATTCTAGGGTTTCTTTCAAATCTTTCAcctttgctgctgcctccagttcTAGAGCTAATTCCGCACCTTTCACCTTCGATGAGTAGAGAGATTCTGGAACTGCTTCTGAATCCTTTACCTTTGGTTTATACAAAGATTCTGGAGCAGCCTTAGAATGCTTTACATCCATGATTGCTTCAGATTTTGGGGTTGTTTCCAAATCTTTCGCCACCACCATCTCACACTCTAGAGTTTCCTTCAAATCTTTCACCACTGTCACAGTCTCAGGTTCTAGAGTTGATTGCAAATCTTTTACCACTATATGCAGCAATTCTCGACTAGCTTCAGAATCTTTCACCAAAGTGATTGGCTCCGATTTTTTAGCTGTTTTTGAATCTTTCATTTGTATCATCACCTCAGGTCCTGGAGTTTTTCCAGAATCTTTCAAGTCTGTAAGTTGTAAAGATTCTGGGGTAGCTTCTGAATGTTTCAACTCTGTCTTGGCCTCAGATTCTAGAAATTTTTTAGCATATTTTATGCCAGTTATTGCCTCAGATTCCGGTGTGGCTTCCAGATATTTCACCTCCACTACTGCCCTAGATTCCAGAGTTGATTCAGAATCTTCCACCTCTATTATAGTGGCATCAGACTTTGTAGCGGTTTCAAAACTTTTCATCACCTCCACCTCAGTATGTGGAGATATTTTCAAGTCACTCACTTCTGTCATGACTTGGGACTCTGGAATTGTTTTCAAATCTTTTACTTCCATCACCACCTGAGTTTCTGTAGTTGTTTCTGAATCCTTTGACTCTGCCACTGCCTTAGATTCTGGGGTGGTTTCCAAATCTTTCACTTCTCCCAGTGATTCAGATTGTCCAATTATTTCCATGTTTTTCACTTCCAATGTCTCCGATACTGGAGTTATTACCGAATCTGCCTCCATACACAGAAATTTGGGAATTGCTTCCAAATCTTTAaactgagctgtgacctcagacTCAGCTTGTACAAGTTTATTTAAATCCTTCACCTCTACCTTGACTACAGACTCAAAGGCTGCTTCCAAAGCCTTCAACTTCACCACCGACATAGATTCTAGGACTCCTTCTGATTCTGCCACATCTTCTATTTGCAGAAATAGTGGAGGTGTTTCTGCACCTTTCTCCTCCGTCCTGGCCACAGGCCCTAGGGGTGCGGCCGAACTTTTTGCCGCCACGACAGATTCTAGGGTTCCTTCTAATTCTTTCACATCTTCCATTTGCAGAGACCGAAGCATTGCTTCCGAATCTTTCACCTCTGCCACAGGTTCTAGAGTTGCCTCTAAATATTTTGCCATGGCCTCAGAGTCTAGGGCTCCTTCTGAATCCTTCACATTCTCCATTTGCAGAGAGAGAACTTCCAGACCTTTAGCCTCTACCATGGCCACAGGTTCTAGGGTTGGTTCTGAACCTCTTACCCTGGCCACAGATTCTAAGGCTTCTTCTGAATCTTTCACATTCTCCATTTCCAGAGACAGCAGAATTGCTTCTGAACCTCTTCCCTCCCATACAGCCACAGCTTTTAGGGTTGGTTTTGAACCTTTTGCCATGGCCAAAGATTTTACACCTTCTGAATCTTTCACATCTTCCCTCTGCAGAGACAATAGTGCTGGTTCTGAACCTTTCACCCCTGAGACAGATTCTAGGATTGCTTCCAAGTCTTTTGCCTCTGTCACTGGTTCTTGGGTTGCTTCTGAGCCTTCTTTCATGGCAATAGATTCTAGGGCTCCTTCCGAATCTTTCACATCTTCCATTTGCAGAGATAGTGAAGTTGGTTCCACATCTTTATTCTCTGCCAAGACAACATGTTCTAGGGCTGCTTCTGAACCTTTTGCCACGGCCACAGATTCTACTAGGGCTCCTTCCACATCTTTCACTTTCTCCATTTGCATAGAAAATGGAGTTGCACCTTTCGCCACAGCCACATGTTCTAGAGCCACATCCAGACCTGTTGTCATGACCACAGGTTCTAAGGATAATTCCAAATCTTCCATATCCTGTATGTGCAGAGATTCTGGAATTCCTTCCAAATCTTTCACCTCTGTCACCCCTGCAGGTTCTAGGACTGTTTCTAGACCTTTTGCCATCCCTACAGGGTCTAGAATTGTTTCTGGACCTTTTGCCATCGCCACAGATTCTAGGAATCCTTTTGACTGTTTCATATCTTCTATTTGCAGAGTCAGTGATGCTGCATCTGAATCTTTTGCCTCCGCCACAGGAGCAGGTTTGAGGGTTCCTTCCAAATCTACTGCCATAGCCAGAGATTCTAGGGTTCCTTCTGCACCTTTCATCTCCTCCATGTGTACAGATTCTGGAGTTACTTCCAAATCTTTCATCTCCATTACAGGTTTTAGAGCTGCTTCCAAATCTTTTGCATTCACAACAGCTTCTAGCGTTGTTTCTGAATCTTTTCCCGGGGCGACATATTCTAGGGTTCTTTCTAAATCTTTCACCTCCTGCATGGCCACAGGTTTTAGGGCTCCTTCTGAACCTTTCACCTCCACCACAGATGCAGATTTTGAAGTTGCTTCCAAACCATTTACCTCTGCCTTGGCCACAGATTTTGAAGTTGCTACCAAATCATATGGCACAGTCACAAATTCAAGACCACCTTCCAAACTTTTTGCCTCTGCCACACCCACAGTTTCTAGAGTTGCTTCCAAACCTTTCATATCTGTCATGACAACAGATTCTGCGGTTTCTTCCAAAGCTTTCATCTCCATTACAACTACAGATGTTGGAGTTTCTACCAAATCATTTGTCACAGCCACGGATTCTAGAGGGGCCTCCAAACCCTCTGAAGTCACCATAGTCAGAGATTTTAGAATTGCTTCTGAAAATTTAATCTTTGCAATGGCCTCAGATTCTAAGGTTGTTTCTAAGTCTTTCACCTCCACCATGCCCATCAATTTCAGAGCAGCTTCTGAAGTAGCTTCTGaatcttttagttcttctgttatcTCAGAGGCTGGAAtagcccccaaatccttttcaatTTCAGATTTACCAGCAACTCCAGTACTGTTGGTAGACACAGTACCATTTTCAGTGTCTTTAACTGGTAAAGGTCCACCCTTTGCATTCATATTAATAGCTATATGATATATACTTTCATGAGTCTTATTAACCAATAATTTTACTTTAGCTTGCTCTTGAATTTTCATCGTACTAGTATTTTCTTCCTGGGTATCCAATTTGCTGGTTTCTGAACTGAATGTACTGTGTGTATCAGTCAAGGCCAAGTTTGTTTTTTCACTCCCAAGTTTTTCCACAGATGATTCAGAATCTGATTGCAAATGAGGTGTGAGTCTTTTAATTGAATGTCCCATGTACTCCGCACTCAATTTTGTGCCCAATTCTTCTGGCTGCATTTGACCAGCAAGATCTGAATCTGCATGTCCTCCATGCTGTGTGATCAACTTTGAGCCCAATTTTTCTGTCTTTGAGTGGGAAACAGGTTGTAAATCTGCATGCTCTCCATACTGTGCACTTAATTTTGATTCCTTTGGCtgctttttgtgttttttttctttcttccttttcttcttctttttcttcttcttcttcttgcttttgtgtttcttgttcttttttgactTTTTTCTTGGAATTTCATCTTCTACTTCATCAGTAGGGCCTCTTTTTGTAGATGGAGAGCTATTTTTCACTGAATCTTCCTCcacacctaaaaaaaaaaaaagacatttatttaaaactaattttataaaaagaaattcatatataaaatattttaaaccagTATTTGGGCACAGGTGCACATAAAGTTATACACAACCTGAAATCAACATTTTTTGTGATAACATCACAAGTTACATTTTCCCTCAGTAAGAGCTTAAAATGTCAGGGTTAAAACCTAAAATTTAGCTttcaaaaaaattaaaccaaTCTTCAAACTGCCTCTTGCCAATTTTTTGCTAGGATTTTTATACTTAAAACAAATAAGACTGTTAAGATAATGTGATCGCAACTGACCTTTGATCAGTAGCTAAAACATTTATAATGAATGGAAGACAGCAAAGACTATGCCTGAAAAAAATAGCACATATTACAAAATTACACAACTATGAAGAAAATGTGCCATTTGCATTATCCAAGAAAAATACAtgtcttttaagattttttttttttaagtgacaggTCAACATTTTCCTAAAACTGAATGTGTACATTTAAAAAGCCtaaacaaatatttaagaaaattTCTCAAGGTTATTTATTAATTCCAATGGAAacactttcttaaaaaaaaaagtttgcaaccACACATTGCAGCATTTGCTCATACATGAAgactagttaaaaaaaaagatcagaAGCTCAAAATAAAACTGAATTCAAATTCACTAGCTTTCATTACCCAATCTGAGAGAACTTGAGAAATATACAAACAGCTTGAGCAGGGAGGTATACAAACATCTAAAAGCCCCCTTAAGTacgcctcaatcctgcaaaaatTTACACACGTGCTTAACTATGCACTGAGTAGTGCCACTGAAACCAACGGCATGTGACGTAAGCATGTAAATACTTGCAGAATTGGGCACTAAAGTGTTATtagtaaaaacatttttaatacaGTATATAATTCTAGTCTGccaggtttctttaaaaaaataattgcactaAAAAAACGTGTATGTTGCTGCAACCTTTACTGTATCATAGGACTATGATTTACTTCTATCCTCAAAACAATACTTAAAAGGAGAAAGTGATCTTGGAATAAAAGAGTTGATATAAAAAGTAAACATTCAGATTCTATGATGATGGGCATACTATAAAACGCATATGGCCTTGATCATGAAAACAGGCACAttaactttacacacacacacgtgtttgTATGACTATGGCCTATATTAGCtaagtgttttaattaaaaaaaaaaaaaaaaaaaaaaaaagggcatttCTAGCCATGATCCTTTGACTGCCATGAAGAGTATCAATAGTATAGGGTCAGTGTTCTTTTCTGCACAATAAATCCCAAATCACTGCTGTAGCTTCACCTTTACTATTACTGGTGGGAGCATTAGCGCATAATGGTTGCAAGTCTTTTTACTACCAAATTATCTAGTCTTCTTTTGAGAAGAATTAGACATGTTTTAAAAACATGAATGGCCAGTTTGCACTAGTGCTCCCACTGTTCCTTGTACTATTCGACCAACACCAGTCCTACACCAACTGCAAGGAAGATTTCTGAAAATGTTCAGTGCAGAAAAGCCATAGTACATTATGGAAAGAAGAAACATCAGAAAAAATTGCAAATGTAGCCTTTGAGATTATTCAGATCAAAAATCAACCACAAAGTTGTACATTGTCTTCTGTGGAAACACTCAGAATCTATACTTACCAAGTGCACAGCAGTCCTCTCATTTCCATGACAAAACaatgaaaatgcattttttgtaATCAAGCAGGACCCCAATACTGCCAAcaagtaactttactcatgtgaatatcccattga includes the following:
- the SON gene encoding protein SON isoform X4, whose amino-acid sequence is MEGESSRGAVMATNIEQIFRSFVVSKFREIQEEQEQQQQLGGGKVEGQQNGETIPAEQANTSDDTVTGAGSLQNDQIVQKIEEVLSGALDTELQCKSGVEEDSVKNSSPSTKRGPTDEVEDEIPRKKSKKNKKHKSKKKKKKKKKKRKKEKKHKKQPKESKLSAQYGEHADLQPVSHSKTEKLGSKLITQHGGHADSDLAGQMQPEELGTKLSAEYMGHSIKRLTPHLQSDSESSVEKLGSEKTNLALTDTHSTFSSETSKLDTQEENTSTMKIQEQAKVKLLVNKTHESIYHIAINMNAKGGPLPVKDTENGTVSTNSTGVAGKSEIEKDLGAIPASEITEELKDSEATSEAALKLMGMVEVKDLETTLESEAIAKIKFSEAILKSLTMVTSEGLEAPLESVAVTNDLVETPTSVVVMEMKALEETAESVVMTDMKGLEATLETVGVAEAKSLEGGLEFVTVPYDLVATSKSVAKAEVNGLEATSKSASVVEVKGSEGALKPVAMQEVKDLERTLEYVAPGKDSETTLEAVVNAKDLEAALKPVMEMKDLEVTPESVHMEEMKGAEGTLESLAMAVDLEGTLKPAPVAEAKDSDAASLTLQIEDMKQSKGFLESVAMAKGPETILDPVGMAKGLETVLEPAGVTEVKDLEGIPESLHIQDMEDLELSLEPVVMTTGLDVALEHVAVAKGATPFSMQMEKVKDVEGALVESVAVAKGSEAALEHVVLAENKDVEPTSLSLQMEDVKDSEGALESIAMKEGSEATQEPVTEAKDLEAILESVSGVKGSEPALLSLQREDVKDSEGVKSLAMAKGSKPTLKAVAVWEGRGSEAILLSLEMENVKDSEEALESVARVRGSEPTLEPVAMVEAKGLEVLSLQMENVKDSEGALDSEAMAKYLEATLEPVAEVKDSEAMLRSLQMEDVKELEGTLESVVAAKSSAAPLGPVARTEEKGAETPPLFLQIEDVAESEGVLESMSVVKLKALEAAFESVVKVEVKDLNKLVQAESEVTAQFKDLEAIPKFLCMEADSVITPVSETLEVKNMEIIGQSESLGEVKDLETTPESKAVAESKDSETTTETQVVMEVKDLKTIPESQVMTEVSDLKISPHTEVEVMKSFETATKSDATIIEVEDSESTLESRAVVEVKYLEATPESEAITGIKYAKKFLESEAKTELKHSEATPESLQLTDLKDSGKTPGPEVMIQMKDSKTAKKSEPITLVKDSEASRELLHIVVKDLQSTLEPETVTVVKDLKETLECEMVVAKDLETTPKSEAIMDVKHSKAAPESLYKPKVKDSEAVPESLYSSKVKGAELALELEAAAKVKDLKETLESEVMVDVKDLEAASESVVRMKVKDLEEIPEHWQPVGVKILEASPESEETVEVKYLEATPEAQVLTEMKDLEETLESLYTTEVEELEKITKSMPMVEVKESEAVMDLKFSATTLKSEKIVEVKILEDTPVSLAVENIQNSKAYLESLHTEEMKDLEADLEAETATDLKDLEETLGTVQVKYSEAVLKSVGIAERKHLETTVESPNAVLDLETVLEPQHTVDLKLPETPEIPELTVEVKDSEAALESEAITEVNDLRATPESVATVEVKDLKVVPDSLHTVNMNNLEATPELVTAAKVKDLETAPPLLLPPQILKDLQAAPESAAVVKDLEAAPEYVVMLAEVKDSELVPVSLHTIDVKDSETIPESTVVVSEAKDSAAAPESVAELKYSETSPESVVVTAEMKDLEAALKSVVVAEVKDLRAAPESLAAEVTDLEAAPDILCPVDVKDSGTAPESVVVAAEVTDLEAAPDFLCTVDVKDSGTTTESVIAAEEVTDLEAAPDFLHIEDVKDSERAPQSVVVAAEVKDSEAAPESVVTVAELKYSETSPESVVATAEMKDLEAVLESLAVAEVKDLQAASDGLVAVAEVKDLKVSPESLAAVAAEVTDLEAAPDFLCTVDVKDSGTTTESVIAAEEVTDLEAAPDFLHAEDVKDPERAPQSVVVAAEMKDSETTPESVAAVAEVKYSETSLESVMATAEMKDLEAILESVAEVKDLQAALDAVVAEVKDLKAGPVSVVVVADVEDSEGTPKSVEVAAEMKDSEAASESVAIAAEMKDLPAALDSLVSVAEVEDSEAASVSLHTLGVNDSEAAPESVVATTEVKNLEAPPVSLYTVYIKDSETTQESVTVTAEVNDSEATPAFGPVAEEVKDLGAPPESVVAVAAVEVLGVAPELVVAGAAAKDLGVPPESMVAVAAVEVSGVAPELLVVVAEAKDSEATPGSVAEVKNDDDLFKKKKAYEKSKSSDKHKQDAKKLKRSKSKSLSRSRKRKKKSRSRSVSKHLKYKRARSRSRNYSDSRKNHSTSYDKSRSRSVEKRGGKESSRRSRRRRSRSSDGLKSRSRSIDKKEGKDSSWRSRRRRSRSSDHLKSKSRSVEKREGKGSSRRSRRRRSRSSDRLKSRSQSVEKRERKDSSWRSRRRRSKSWDRLKSRSRSVGKKGRKDSSWRSRRRRSKSSDHLKSRSRSVEKRERKDSSRRSRRRRSKSSDRLKSRSRSRSFEKRGGKETSWRSRRRRSKSSDRLKSRSRSRSFEKRGGKESSWRSRRRRSKSSDRLKSRSRSRSFEKRGGKESSWRSRRGRSKSSDRLKSKSRSRSVEKRSGKESSWRSRRRRSKSSDRFKSRSRSVEKRGGRDSSWRSKRRRSKSLDRLKSRSKSVEKRRGRDSSRRSKRRRSKSTDHHKSRSKSVEKIGSKESSRRSKRRRSKSSDRLKSRSKSIEKLGSKETSWRSRCRRSKSFDGLKSRSRSKSVEKRESKESSRRSKSKRSKSSERHKSRSKSVEEIEVEEPSQRSRSSRSKSSERRTSRSKSVEEIEVEEPIQRSRSSRSTSSERHKSRSKSVEEIEVEEPSHRSQSSRPESLERQKSRSKSVEEIEVEEPSQRSRSSRSKSSERHTSRSKSVEEIEVEEPSQRSRSSRSKSSEGHKSRSNSVEEIEVEEPLQRSRSSRSKSSERHTSRSKSVEEIGGKDSSPRSQVAALDLLNVTSPDPNLLKK